In Vibrio sp. JC009, a single window of DNA contains:
- a CDS encoding triacylglycerol lipase, with product MTIVILHGLYMHGLVMLPLSQRLQELGYKTRIISYNTLSIDEKKLFNDIDAALEEEGNILLGHSLGGLMIKRYLASRAPSSKKISHVITLASPIKGASIAEKVQIMGLGVFLGNSVDHGLVLHEDQWEFPQLLGSITGTVPIGIRSLLLRDDQATDGTVTVEETKIKGMADHVETTTSHTGIILSTQAIRQIDHFIKNDHFISNSAQI from the coding sequence GTGACGATAGTGATTCTTCATGGCCTGTATATGCACGGTCTGGTTATGCTGCCTTTAAGCCAGAGGCTGCAGGAGCTTGGTTATAAAACCAGGATAATCAGCTATAACACGCTCTCCATTGATGAAAAGAAGCTATTTAACGATATTGACGCAGCCCTGGAAGAAGAAGGCAATATCCTTCTGGGCCACAGTCTGGGCGGACTGATGATTAAACGCTACCTTGCTTCCAGAGCTCCTTCGTCTAAAAAAATCTCCCATGTGATTACCCTAGCCTCTCCTATCAAAGGTGCATCTATTGCAGAAAAAGTTCAGATAATGGGTTTAGGTGTCTTCCTCGGCAACTCTGTAGACCACGGTCTGGTGCTGCATGAGGACCAGTGGGAGTTTCCTCAGCTTCTGGGCAGCATTACCGGCACTGTTCCCATTGGGATACGTTCACTGCTGTTAAGGGATGACCAGGCTACGGACGGCACTGTAACGGTTGAAGAAACAAAAATAAAAGGCATGGCTGATCATGTTGAAACCACAACCAGCCACACCGGTATTATTCTCAGTACTCAGGCCATCAGGCAGATTGATCATTTTATTAAGAACGATCATTTTATCTCTAACAGCGCGCAGATTTAG
- a CDS encoding methyl-accepting chemotaxis protein — translation MFISKKLRDENELLKRELAELKSQYESEVSQLSEQLGQKSDQADQAQTQCDLGTELMLSSLKGGVMLEAIRSGMAVSAQSLADENEELKKLDEMFGQTHQALANLETRADKISSQATDSMEAVTTLDNTANSISQLVSAIQEISDQTNLLALNAAIEAARAGEAGRGFAVVADEVRNLASKAHDASTQIDTLVNQVLGQVSSIKTAIEDNHSSAEEVSASSAQIGTIVNEVIVKSEHMQEVIRVASTRAFLDTVKLDHAVWKNRVYKHLEQKAFSEKVNSHAECRLGQWYYHGDGKAFSHLRSYMALEAPHKGVHEGGRNAMASGLHGDFNSLISSVNSMEKSSEEVVHRLESLMDEIIADKH, via the coding sequence ATGTTTATATCTAAGAAACTCCGCGATGAGAATGAGCTTCTGAAAAGGGAACTTGCCGAACTCAAATCACAGTACGAATCTGAAGTAAGTCAGCTAAGTGAACAATTGGGACAAAAAAGTGATCAGGCCGATCAGGCGCAGACGCAGTGCGATCTTGGCACTGAGCTGATGTTGAGCAGCCTGAAAGGTGGCGTTATGCTGGAGGCTATCCGCTCCGGTATGGCTGTCAGCGCACAGTCTCTGGCGGATGAGAATGAGGAGCTGAAGAAGCTTGATGAGATGTTTGGTCAGACTCATCAGGCGCTGGCTAACCTTGAAACCCGTGCCGATAAAATTAGCTCGCAGGCAACAGACAGTATGGAAGCGGTAACTACGCTTGATAATACGGCAAACTCTATCAGCCAGCTTGTTTCTGCTATTCAGGAAATCTCGGATCAGACCAATTTGCTGGCACTGAACGCAGCGATTGAAGCGGCGCGTGCCGGTGAGGCAGGCCGTGGTTTTGCGGTTGTTGCTGATGAGGTACGTAATCTTGCCAGCAAAGCGCACGATGCCAGTACCCAGATCGATACTCTGGTGAATCAGGTGCTTGGCCAGGTCAGCTCCATTAAAACGGCAATTGAAGATAACCATTCCAGTGCGGAAGAAGTGTCCGCTTCTTCGGCTCAGATAGGCACAATCGTTAACGAAGTGATTGTTAAGTCTGAGCATATGCAGGAAGTGATTCGTGTGGCTTCTACCAGAGCATTTCTTGATACTGTGAAGCTCGACCATGCTGTTTGGAAAAATAGAGTTTACAAGCACCTGGAACAGAAGGCATTCAGCGAGAAAGTTAACAGCCATGCCGAGTGTCGTTTAGGTCAATGGTACTATCATGGTGACGGGAAAGCATTCAGTCATCTTCGAAGTTACATGGCTCTAGAAGCTCCGCATAAAGGCGTTCATGAGGGTGGGCGCAATGCTATGGCATCTGGCTTACACGGTGACTTTAATTCTCTGATTTCTTCTGTAAATTCTATGGAAAAATCCAGTGAAGAAGTTGTGCATCGCCTGGAAAGTCTGATGGATGAGATTATTGCGGATAAACACTAA
- the ptsP gene encoding phosphoenolpyruvate--protein phosphotransferase, translating into MVGIVVVSHSELLANGVVELANQMTQGRCKIAAAGGVDDPENPIGTDTIRIMMAIEEVYDESGVVVMMDMGSALLSTETALELIDPDMVENISLCSAPIVEGTMAASVAASADLPLSAVLEEAAGCLAAKREHLGEEEEAPAAQASVEIAADALEYTHLILNPHGLHARPAAAVVGVTAKFESDILLEKEGTQVNAKSLNSIAKLGVKLDDKVRFLVAGSDAAKALEAIKELAAENFGESVDAVEAPVEEPVVEVAKVEGAIAGIPVCDGIAVGQVVSLDSVMPEVPSREFTSADEELATFARAIDKVCAEMKAQEADAEKSMGKEHAGIFGAHLLMISDPETQAKVQEEIKGGKIAEAALMSVMTQLAQEYAASESEYMREREADVWDVTKQTMYSFDGAEAATIELEENSVIVAKDLSPTQTAQLDPAKVAGICLEAGGKTSHSAIIARAMGIPCIVKAENVLTLTENGQEVILDGKRGHLWLAADESTKSELIAERDAWIAEVAEKKEQAAKPAVTTDGLKVDVHANIGGLQDVKAALENGAEGVGLLRTEFVFQSSATLPTEEEQYEIYRDIAVALENRPLTIRSLDVGGDKPLPAYPMAEEENPFLGLRGVRLCLKDNELFKPQLKAVLRAAKENPNVQLMVPMISEVSELVAVKELIAECREELNLPVNECPMKVGIMIEVPAAVLNADDLAKEADFFSIGTNDLTQYVMASDRGNTAVADLVDYKKSAVIEAIRMTCEAAQKNDIPVSMCGEMAGDTEMSELLVKLGVHKLSASSSLIPGVKAQVREISYK; encoded by the coding sequence ATGGTAGGTATCGTTGTTGTTTCACACAGCGAATTGCTGGCCAACGGTGTCGTTGAGCTGGCAAACCAGATGACTCAGGGCCGCTGCAAGATTGCAGCGGCTGGCGGAGTCGACGATCCGGAAAATCCGATCGGTACAGATACAATTCGCATTATGATGGCCATCGAAGAAGTCTATGACGAAAGCGGTGTTGTGGTCATGATGGATATGGGTTCGGCGCTTTTAAGTACAGAAACTGCACTTGAGCTAATCGACCCGGATATGGTTGAAAACATTTCTCTGTGTTCCGCGCCTATTGTTGAAGGCACTATGGCTGCATCGGTTGCAGCTTCGGCTGATCTGCCACTTTCAGCAGTACTGGAAGAAGCAGCAGGCTGTCTTGCCGCTAAGCGTGAACATTTGGGTGAGGAAGAAGAAGCTCCGGCTGCGCAGGCAAGTGTTGAAATTGCCGCTGACGCGCTTGAGTACACTCACCTTATCCTTAACCCACACGGCCTGCACGCACGTCCTGCGGCGGCAGTTGTTGGTGTTACGGCTAAATTTGAATCTGATATCCTGCTTGAGAAAGAAGGGACTCAGGTTAACGCTAAGAGCCTGAACTCTATCGCAAAACTTGGTGTTAAGCTGGATGATAAAGTCCGCTTCCTGGTAGCGGGTTCAGACGCAGCGAAAGCACTTGAAGCGATTAAAGAGCTGGCAGCAGAGAACTTCGGTGAATCTGTTGATGCAGTAGAAGCTCCGGTTGAAGAGCCTGTAGTAGAAGTTGCTAAGGTTGAAGGCGCAATCGCTGGTATTCCTGTTTGTGACGGTATTGCAGTGGGCCAGGTAGTGAGCCTGGACAGTGTTATGCCGGAAGTGCCTTCTCGCGAATTCACTTCTGCTGATGAAGAGCTGGCAACCTTTGCCCGCGCTATCGATAAAGTATGCGCTGAGATGAAAGCTCAGGAAGCAGACGCTGAAAAGAGCATGGGCAAAGAACATGCAGGTATCTTCGGTGCACATCTTCTGATGATCTCTGACCCTGAAACTCAGGCGAAGGTTCAGGAAGAAATTAAAGGCGGTAAGATTGCTGAAGCGGCACTGATGAGCGTGATGACTCAGCTTGCCCAGGAATATGCAGCCTCTGAAAGTGAATACATGCGTGAGCGTGAAGCGGACGTTTGGGATGTCACTAAGCAGACAATGTACTCTTTCGACGGCGCAGAAGCAGCGACTATCGAACTGGAAGAGAACAGTGTTATTGTTGCGAAAGACCTTTCTCCGACTCAGACAGCTCAGCTTGATCCTGCGAAGGTAGCTGGTATCTGTCTTGAAGCTGGCGGTAAAACTTCTCACAGTGCGATTATTGCCCGTGCAATGGGTATCCCATGCATCGTTAAGGCTGAAAATGTACTGACTCTGACTGAAAACGGTCAGGAAGTGATTCTTGACGGTAAGCGTGGTCACCTGTGGCTGGCGGCTGATGAAAGCACTAAGTCTGAGCTGATTGCAGAGCGTGATGCCTGGATTGCAGAAGTTGCCGAGAAGAAAGAGCAGGCGGCGAAACCGGCTGTGACAACAGATGGCCTGAAGGTTGATGTACACGCGAACATCGGTGGTCTTCAGGACGTGAAAGCGGCGCTGGAAAATGGTGCAGAGGGTGTTGGTCTACTGCGTACTGAGTTTGTATTCCAGTCAAGCGCGACACTTCCTACTGAAGAAGAGCAGTACGAAATCTACCGCGATATCGCTGTTGCTCTTGAGAACCGTCCTCTGACTATCCGTAGTCTGGATGTGGGTGGTGATAAGCCGCTGCCTGCATACCCGATGGCGGAAGAAGAGAACCCGTTCCTTGGTCTTCGTGGTGTTCGTCTGTGTCTGAAAGACAACGAACTGTTTAAGCCTCAGCTTAAAGCGGTTCTGCGCGCAGCAAAAGAGAACCCGAATGTACAGTTGATGGTTCCGATGATCTCTGAAGTTTCTGAACTGGTTGCAGTAAAAGAGCTTATCGCAGAGTGTCGTGAAGAGCTTAACCTGCCAGTGAATGAATGCCCGATGAAAGTCGGTATCATGATCGAGGTTCCGGCTGCAGTACTGAATGCTGATGATCTGGCAAAAGAAGCAGACTTCTTCAGTATCGGTACTAATGACCTGACTCAGTACGTAATGGCGTCTGACCGTGGTAACACTGCAGTTGCAGACCTTGTAGACTACAAGAAGTCAGCCGTTATCGAAGCAATTCGTATGACCTGCGAAGCAGCGCAGAAGAACGACATTCCGGTTAGCATGTGTGGCGAAATGGCCGGCGATACAGAAATGTCAGAGCTGTTGGTTAAGCTGGGCGTGCATAAGCTAAGTGCAAGCTCGTCACTGATCCCGGGCGTTAAGGCTCAGGTACGTGAGATTAGCTACAAGTAG
- the dhaL gene encoding dihydroxyacetone kinase subunit DhaL, which yields MSEINKAQVLAWLNKCGEVYSENRDMLTELDAAIGDADHGLNMDRGFGDVVTKLPAVEDKDIGTIFKTTGMSLLSKVGGASGPLYGTFFIRAATKAMKKEALEVADIVDMFQAGVDGVVARGKAEPGDKTMCDVWWDVIAEAKASAEKGDDVKATLAAMATAAAAAAEKTIPMQAKKGRASYLGERSIGHQDPGATSTKLMIETLSSVVNEA from the coding sequence ATGTCAGAAATTAATAAAGCACAAGTATTAGCATGGCTGAACAAATGCGGTGAAGTTTACTCAGAAAACCGCGACATGCTAACTGAGCTGGATGCCGCTATCGGTGATGCGGACCACGGCCTGAATATGGATCGCGGTTTTGGCGATGTAGTCACTAAGCTGCCGGCTGTAGAAGATAAAGACATTGGTACTATCTTCAAAACAACAGGTATGTCTCTGCTTTCAAAAGTAGGTGGTGCATCTGGACCTCTGTACGGTACTTTCTTTATCCGTGCTGCAACAAAAGCCATGAAGAAAGAAGCTCTGGAAGTGGCTGATATCGTTGATATGTTCCAGGCGGGCGTTGACGGTGTGGTTGCTCGCGGTAAAGCGGAACCAGGCGACAAGACCATGTGTGATGTGTGGTGGGATGTGATTGCCGAAGCAAAAGCTTCTGCTGAGAAAGGCGATGATGTGAAAGCAACACTGGCAGCAATGGCAACAGCTGCGGCAGCGGCAGCGGAAAAAACTATCCCGATGCAGGCTAAGAAAGGCCGTGCAAGTTACCTGGGCGAGCGTAGTATCGGTCACCAGGATCCGGGTGCTACATCAACTAAGTTGATGATCGAAACACTTAGCTCCGTAGTAAATGAGGCATAA
- the dhaK gene encoding dihydroxyacetone kinase subunit DhaK, translated as MKKLINEVENVVTEQVEGLVLANPQLKLVTDPYFIYHEESKGKVALVSGGGSGHEPLHAGFIGKGMLTAACPGAVFTSPTPDQMMECGKAIANDEGVLYFIKNYTGDVLNFEMAVEMLHMEDIKVGSIVIDDDVAVKDSLYTAGRRGVAATVLIEKIVGAAAEAGKDISYCEELATRLNNRARSFGIALSACTVPANGKPSFELAENEIEFGVGIHGEPGIERREYKDVDSVTAQMMEEILGSEAYTRVLKTWNRETGEWIETEQTTEEFNKGDEFIVLVNGLGGTPESELFGAYRKVHTELEAAGFKVARSLVGNYCTSLDMAGFSITLMKADAETLELWDAPVCAPSLRWGC; from the coding sequence ATGAAAAAATTAATTAATGAAGTAGAAAACGTAGTAACTGAGCAGGTAGAAGGCCTTGTATTAGCTAACCCACAACTAAAGCTGGTTACTGACCCTTACTTTATTTACCACGAAGAGAGCAAAGGCAAAGTTGCACTGGTATCTGGTGGTGGTTCAGGTCACGAGCCTCTACACGCTGGCTTTATTGGTAAAGGTATGCTGACTGCAGCATGTCCGGGTGCAGTATTCACTTCTCCGACTCCAGACCAGATGATGGAATGTGGTAAAGCTATCGCGAATGACGAAGGCGTTCTTTACTTCATCAAAAACTACACAGGTGACGTACTAAACTTCGAAATGGCAGTTGAAATGCTGCATATGGAAGACATCAAAGTTGGTTCAATCGTAATCGATGATGACGTTGCTGTTAAAGATTCTCTGTACACAGCTGGCCGTCGTGGTGTTGCTGCAACAGTTCTTATTGAAAAAATCGTAGGCGCAGCAGCAGAAGCGGGTAAAGACATCTCTTACTGTGAAGAGCTGGCTACTCGCCTGAATAACCGCGCTCGTTCATTCGGTATCGCACTTTCTGCATGTACTGTTCCTGCAAACGGCAAGCCTTCTTTTGAACTGGCTGAAAACGAAATCGAATTTGGTGTTGGTATCCACGGTGAGCCGGGTATCGAACGTCGCGAATACAAAGATGTTGATTCTGTTACAGCTCAGATGATGGAAGAGATCCTTGGTTCTGAAGCTTACACTCGTGTTCTGAAAACATGGAACCGCGAAACTGGTGAGTGGATCGAAACTGAGCAAACTACAGAAGAATTTAACAAGGGTGATGAGTTCATCGTACTTGTAAACGGTCTGGGCGGTACGCCTGAATCAGAACTGTTCGGTGCATACCGTAAAGTTCACACAGAGCTAGAAGCTGCAGGCTTTAAAGTAGCTCGTTCACTGGTAGGTAACTACTGTACTTCTCTTGATATGGCAGGTTTCTCTATCACGCTGATGAAAGCGGATGCAGAAACTCTTGAACTATGGGATGCGCCAGTTTGCGCACCATCACTACGTTGGGGTTGTTAA
- a CDS encoding glycerol dehydrogenase, giving the protein MDKIIISPSKYIQGANVLQSIGEYVKPLGTKVLAIADGFVTGLVGETVQASFKEAGVEVTMVEFVGECSRPEIDRIMEIAKQEGAEVVIGIGGGKTLDTAKAAAFYNQVPVVVVPTIASTDAPTSALAVIYTPEGEFSEYLMIPNNPNMVIMDTQIIAGAPTRLLVAGMGDALSTYFEARANGISGKATMAGGAPTRSAQALAKLCYETLIEDGLKAKIACDQNLSNAAVENIIEANTYLSGIGFESSGLAAAHAIHNGLTKLEECHHLYHGEKVAFGTLSQLILENAPMEEIQEVIAFCKSVGLPTNLHDMGVKEVNREKMMEVAEASCAEGETIHNMPFEVTPALVLAAMLTAHELGSM; this is encoded by the coding sequence ATGGACAAGATTATCATTTCGCCAAGCAAGTACATTCAAGGTGCAAACGTTTTACAGAGCATTGGCGAATATGTGAAGCCACTGGGTACTAAGGTTCTTGCTATCGCAGATGGTTTTGTAACAGGCCTGGTTGGCGAGACTGTACAGGCAAGCTTTAAAGAAGCTGGCGTTGAAGTGACAATGGTAGAATTCGTTGGTGAATGTAGCCGCCCTGAGATTGACCGCATCATGGAGATCGCTAAGCAAGAAGGCGCTGAAGTAGTTATCGGTATTGGTGGTGGTAAGACACTGGATACAGCGAAAGCAGCGGCTTTCTATAACCAGGTTCCGGTAGTAGTTGTTCCGACTATCGCTTCAACTGACGCACCAACTTCCGCTCTGGCAGTTATTTACACGCCAGAAGGTGAGTTCAGCGAATACCTGATGATCCCGAACAACCCTAACATGGTAATCATGGATACTCAGATCATCGCTGGCGCGCCAACTCGTCTGCTTGTTGCTGGTATGGGTGACGCACTGTCAACTTACTTCGAAGCACGTGCTAACGGTATCTCTGGCAAAGCAACTATGGCTGGCGGTGCTCCGACTCGTTCAGCTCAGGCTCTTGCTAAGCTATGTTATGAAACTCTGATTGAAGATGGCCTGAAAGCGAAAATCGCTTGTGATCAGAACCTGTCTAACGCAGCAGTTGAAAACATCATCGAAGCAAACACTTACCTGTCTGGTATCGGTTTCGAATCTTCAGGTCTGGCTGCTGCGCACGCAATCCACAACGGTCTGACTAAGCTTGAAGAGTGTCACCACCTGTACCACGGTGAGAAAGTAGCATTCGGTACGCTTTCTCAGCTTATTCTTGAAAACGCTCCAATGGAAGAAATCCAGGAAGTTATCGCATTCTGTAAGTCTGTTGGCCTGCCAACTAACCTGCATGACATGGGCGTTAAAGAAGTAAACCGTGAAAAAATGATGGAAGTTGCTGAAGCTTCATGTGCAGAAGGTGAAACCATTCACAACATGCCATTCGAAGTAACTCCTGCGCTTGTTCTGGCAGCAATGCTAACAGCTCACGAACTGGGTTCTATGTAA
- a CDS encoding beta-phosphoglucomutase family hydrolase has protein sequence MDMDLEAYNCLIFDMDGTLIDTMPANLSAWEKTAGEYGFPFDAQWTYQLSGQPSVKMAAQMIERYKLDLDPADIAKTKMGHYLGLDSHGDMIECTYQLLLKYKGEKKTAIGTGSQRKSAMLLLESKGVASMFDAIITSTDVENYKPAPDTFLLGAERTGVPPCECLVFEDTELGKQAAHAAGMDCVMVENNALSFYPCPSN, from the coding sequence ATGGATATGGATTTAGAAGCTTATAATTGTTTGATTTTTGATATGGATGGTACTTTGATTGATACCATGCCTGCTAATTTGTCTGCGTGGGAGAAGACGGCCGGTGAATATGGTTTTCCCTTTGATGCGCAGTGGACTTATCAGCTTAGTGGGCAGCCTAGTGTCAAGATGGCGGCTCAGATGATAGAGCGTTATAAGTTGGATCTTGATCCTGCTGATATTGCCAAAACCAAGATGGGGCACTATCTGGGGCTGGATAGTCATGGCGATATGATTGAGTGTACTTACCAACTTTTGCTGAAATATAAAGGTGAAAAGAAGACCGCGATCGGTACGGGAAGTCAGCGAAAGAGCGCCATGCTGCTTCTGGAGAGCAAAGGGGTTGCTTCTATGTTTGATGCGATCATTACTTCTACCGATGTGGAAAACTATAAACCGGCTCCGGATACGTTCCTGCTGGGCGCCGAGAGAACCGGTGTTCCGCCATGTGAGTGTCTGGTGTTTGAGGACACAGAGTTAGGTAAGCAGGCCGCGCATGCCGCGGGGATGGATTGTGTGATGGTGGAAAATAATGCTCTGAGTTTTTATCCCTGCCCTTCCAACTAG
- a CDS encoding cytochrome b, translating into MKKEVKNYNLVARTIHWLTAFVVIAMFALGLWMMELTYYSEWYKTAPYWHKSVGILLAGLTLFRVIWKLISASPKTEGKPYEVVAAKAAHLLMYLLLFTLFASGYLISTSDGRGIEVFGWFSIPGAGELFSNQSDIAGQVHYYVALALIGLASVHALAALKHHFIDKDDTLRKMVGASK; encoded by the coding sequence ATGAAAAAAGAAGTTAAAAACTACAATCTGGTCGCCAGAACAATTCACTGGCTTACCGCTTTTGTGGTCATTGCTATGTTCGCGTTAGGGCTCTGGATGATGGAGCTGACTTATTACAGTGAGTGGTACAAAACCGCCCCCTACTGGCATAAGTCTGTGGGAATACTGCTGGCTGGATTAACTCTGTTCCGGGTTATCTGGAAGCTGATTTCAGCGTCGCCAAAGACAGAGGGAAAACCCTATGAAGTTGTCGCTGCTAAAGCCGCCCATCTGCTTATGTACTTACTTCTGTTTACTCTTTTTGCTTCAGGATATCTGATTTCCACATCAGACGGACGCGGTATAGAAGTGTTCGGCTGGTTTAGCATTCCCGGTGCCGGAGAGCTGTTTTCCAATCAGTCCGATATTGCCGGACAGGTTCATTACTACGTTGCCCTTGCGCTGATAGGCCTTGCCTCTGTTCACGCTCTGGCAGCACTTAAACATCACTTTATTGATAAAGACGACACGCTACGAAAAATGGTAGGAGCTTCAAAATGA
- a CDS encoding YceI family protein, which yields MKNVLLTTGLVLSIAMPFGAVAADYRIDTSGAHASINFKISHLGYSFIKGRFNKFSGDFSYDADNVTASKVNVTVDTSSLDSNHAERDKHIRSADFIYTSKYPEASFVSTKVTDKGMGKLAIDGDLTLHGKTKPITIEASFIGEGKDPWGGYRAGFTGTTRLELADFGIAVMGASSYVDMELHVEGVRK from the coding sequence ATGAAAAACGTTTTATTGACCACCGGACTGGTTTTATCAATTGCAATGCCATTTGGTGCAGTCGCTGCAGATTACAGAATAGACACTTCAGGTGCGCACGCATCCATTAACTTTAAGATCAGTCACCTGGGCTACAGTTTTATCAAGGGACGCTTTAACAAGTTCAGTGGTGATTTTTCTTACGATGCAGACAATGTTACTGCATCTAAGGTCAATGTCACCGTCGATACATCGAGTCTGGACAGTAACCATGCCGAGCGTGATAAGCATATCCGCAGCGCAGACTTTATCTACACCAGCAAATATCCTGAAGCCAGCTTTGTCAGTACTAAAGTGACCGACAAAGGCATGGGCAAACTGGCTATAGACGGCGATCTGACGCTTCACGGTAAAACAAAGCCCATCACCATTGAGGCAAGCTTTATCGGTGAAGGTAAAGACCCATGGGGCGGATACCGTGCAGGCTTTACCGGCACAACAAGACTGGAACTGGCAGACTTTGGTATTGCGGTGATGGGCGCATCAAGTTATGTGGATATGGAGTTGCATGTGGAAGGGGTTCGTAAGTAG
- a CDS encoding DsbA family oxidoreductase codes for MKTVRIDLISDVVCPWCIIGYKRLEKAMEMVADQLSVEVYWHHFELNPDMGPEGQNLREHVQQKYGSTAEQSASARQTLTELGKELGFEFNFTDESRIYNTRKAHQILLWSEESGNKHALEMKLFEAHFSQGKDISDSQVLAEIALSVGLDGDSALEVINSPQWSEKVFEAEMSWISVGVQAVPSFVVNERHLISGAQEPQVLADALLDIASEE; via the coding sequence ATGAAAACGGTAAGAATTGATTTGATCTCGGATGTGGTTTGTCCCTGGTGCATCATTGGCTATAAGCGGCTTGAGAAAGCGATGGAAATGGTGGCTGATCAGCTTAGCGTTGAAGTTTACTGGCACCATTTTGAACTGAACCCTGATATGGGGCCGGAAGGGCAGAATCTCAGGGAGCATGTTCAGCAAAAGTATGGCTCTACTGCAGAACAGAGTGCTTCTGCGCGCCAGACGTTGACTGAACTGGGTAAAGAGCTTGGATTTGAATTCAACTTTACTGACGAGTCGCGTATCTACAATACCCGAAAAGCGCATCAGATCCTTCTCTGGTCGGAAGAGTCGGGTAACAAACATGCGCTTGAAATGAAGCTGTTTGAAGCCCATTTCAGTCAGGGTAAGGATATTTCTGATAGCCAGGTTCTGGCAGAAATCGCGCTTTCAGTTGGGCTGGACGGAGACAGTGCGCTTGAAGTTATCAATTCTCCGCAGTGGTCAGAAAAGGTATTTGAAGCGGAAATGTCCTGGATCTCGGTTGGTGTTCAGGCTGTGCCTTCATTTGTTGTAAATGAAAGACATCTGATATCCGGCGCACAGGAGCCACAAGTCCTGGCTGATGCGTTGCTGGATATTGCTTCGGAAGAATAA
- a CDS encoding methyltransferase, whose amino-acid sequence MAHDWDACAAEWEQEQSVNEYAELAFQELKKIAELKGKRFFDFGCGTGLLSEKIAPLAKDIVALDASEAMIEELDKKLLENVEPVVDHLSRGLVAQHPAFRGQFDCVVASSVCGFLEDFETAAEIIYTLLDKGGLFVHWDWLAQDNSDGLSEARVKKVLLGAGFEEVSVSVPFEVETGQGKFSVIMGVAEK is encoded by the coding sequence ATGGCACACGATTGGGACGCATGCGCTGCAGAGTGGGAACAAGAGCAGTCTGTAAACGAATATGCAGAGTTGGCTTTTCAGGAATTGAAAAAGATAGCCGAGCTTAAAGGTAAGCGTTTTTTTGATTTTGGTTGTGGAACAGGTCTGTTAAGCGAAAAAATCGCACCACTGGCGAAGGATATTGTTGCTCTGGATGCTTCAGAAGCAATGATTGAAGAACTAGATAAAAAGCTGCTTGAAAATGTTGAACCTGTGGTGGATCACTTGTCCCGTGGCCTGGTTGCACAGCACCCGGCGTTCAGAGGGCAGTTTGACTGCGTGGTGGCAAGCTCGGTTTGCGGATTCCTGGAAGATTTTGAAACTGCCGCTGAGATTATTTACACCCTTCTGGACAAGGGTGGCCTGTTTGTTCACTGGGACTGGCTGGCTCAAGATAACTCAGACGGGCTGTCTGAAGCGCGTGTTAAGAAGGTTCTTCTTGGTGCGGGGTTTGAAGAGGTTTCGGTTTCTGTTCCGTTTGAGGTGGAGACGGGGCAGGGTAAGTTTTCGGTTATTATGGGTGTGGCTGAGAAGTAG
- a CDS encoding DUF2850 domain-containing protein → MASVNPEQQKIIRKLLGASEGGPIPYGRLVWYFLFLLILLSFIRLSYQGYQEHIDKSRVYGKWTEVNAPSYATDVFYLQADGVKFENRYIARSFDFDGAIVSFYFGDTLYEYKVFGDNDERLKRVAGGAYAASFIKEGYEHTIKDKESVGRARRVSVAEHFQELKNK, encoded by the coding sequence ATGGCTTCAGTAAATCCGGAACAGCAAAAAATCATCAGAAAACTTTTGGGCGCTTCCGAGGGCGGCCCAATCCCTTATGGCAGGCTGGTCTGGTACTTTCTGTTTCTTCTGATTTTGCTTTCTTTTATTCGCCTGTCCTATCAGGGGTATCAGGAACACATAGATAAAAGCCGGGTATACGGAAAGTGGACTGAGGTGAATGCGCCTTCCTATGCCACCGATGTGTTCTACCTGCAAGCTGATGGCGTTAAGTTTGAGAACCGCTACATTGCCCGCAGCTTTGATTTCGATGGAGCGATTGTTTCCTTCTATTTCGGTGATACTTTGTATGAATACAAGGTGTTCGGTGACAATGATGAGCGTCTGAAAAGAGTTGCTGGTGGCGCCTATGCCGCTTCCTTTATCAAAGAAGGGTACGAGCATACGATAAAAGATAAGGAGTCAGTAGGACGTGCCAGAAGGGTGTCTGTTGCTGAGCACTTTCAGGAGTTGAAGAACAAATAG